A part of Candidatus Saccharibacteria bacterium genomic DNA contains:
- a CDS encoding prepilin-type N-terminal cleavage/methylation domain-containing protein, protein MKYGARRGFTLVEVSVVIALLSVLASVTVVSFSQAQRQARDKSREANAQIIAGALEKYYVANGEYPGCNRISLDAATVTSQYLIGVDKSVLRMPQDTAPDDNSITCGEATLATNDIYAYVGETSSTCSTGTSCLEFTLKWRQEADNQTRSISSEHKAVIASSGAITVSASPTGTTTGAASWTSIPNALSYTLQISTNATFTAPTSSTYTTTNGTFTGLSQGTTYWVRARANSASSTGDWSNTATLTTNAIVAPTISVSAQSATQVGISWGTVAGASGYNLQYSANNTTWSTLVNSTATNSYTHTGLNQGVRLYYRVQAIVASVPGNWAVANVVTPINAPAAFTTTLSKPSWNWWTIGADQAICPAGTTRSWDWYYYSNIRGSQFWASGTAYNFVGFNAMWDESVSVNAFARCYTAETTSGFTQGSPNQAFSMPSTYTYIETGSPYQPLWRSTHWVAWCPSYTTSWNFHVWTSPAVGIDFWTTVNDGWYDKENIAWGDGNSWLQSHCYGPWGDLVIERSASYGNGCMPPNPVAICYSRSPY, encoded by the coding sequence ATGAAGTACGGTGCTCGTAGGGGTTTTACGCTAGTTGAAGTGTCGGTAGTAATTGCGCTACTCTCTGTCCTGGCATCAGTAACAGTCGTATCGTTCTCGCAAGCACAGCGCCAAGCGCGTGACAAAAGCCGTGAAGCAAACGCACAAATTATCGCTGGAGCATTAGAGAAATATTATGTCGCCAATGGCGAATATCCCGGCTGCAACAGAATTTCCCTCGATGCCGCTACTGTTACGTCGCAATACCTAATTGGCGTCGACAAGTCTGTATTGCGCATGCCACAAGACACCGCACCCGACGACAACTCCATTACTTGCGGTGAGGCGACACTAGCGACCAATGACATCTACGCTTATGTTGGAGAAACAAGTTCGACATGTAGCACCGGAACTTCCTGCCTAGAGTTCACTCTAAAGTGGCGACAAGAGGCCGATAACCAAACACGTTCAATCAGCAGCGAACACAAAGCTGTCATAGCCTCCTCGGGGGCAATAACCGTGTCTGCTTCGCCGACTGGCACTACGACCGGTGCCGCCTCATGGACAAGCATCCCCAATGCGCTGTCCTATACATTGCAAATCAGTACAAATGCTACCTTCACTGCGCCTACTTCATCGACCTACACAACAACAAATGGTACTTTCACTGGACTAAGCCAGGGAACAACCTATTGGGTACGCGCCAGAGCCAATTCGGCCAGTTCAACGGGAGATTGGTCAAATACCGCAACCCTGACTACCAATGCTATCGTCGCACCTACTATCAGCGTTTCTGCTCAATCTGCGACTCAAGTCGGCATATCGTGGGGAACGGTGGCGGGAGCATCTGGTTATAATTTGCAATACTCTGCCAACAATACAACCTGGTCGACTCTCGTAAACAGCACAGCAACAAATTCCTACACACATACGGGACTTAACCAGGGCGTACGCCTCTATTACAGAGTGCAGGCGATTGTTGCTAGTGTCCCTGGCAACTGGGCAGTGGCAAACGTTGTCACGCCTATTAATGCCCCGGCAGCCTTCACAACAACTCTTTCTAAACCATCGTGGAACTGGTGGACAATAGGGGCTGACCAGGCAATATGTCCTGCCGGCACCACCAGGTCGTGGGATTGGTACTACTATTCAAACATTCGCGGATCTCAGTTTTGGGCGAGCGGTACCGCATACAATTTTGTCGGCTTTAACGCAATGTGGGACGAATCAGTCAGCGTGAACGCATTTGCTCGCTGCTATACAGCAGAAACAACTAGTGGCTTTACGCAGGGTAGCCCTAATCAAGCATTCTCTATGCCATCAACATACACCTATATTGAAACTGGTAGTCCTTACCAGCCGCTATGGCGAAGTACTCACTGGGTTGCCTGGTGCCCTTCGTATACTACTAGCTGGAACTTTCATGTCTGGACTTCGCCTGCAGTTGGCATCGACTTCTGGACAACAGTGAATGATGGTTGGTATGACAAAGAGAATATTGCATGGGGGGATGGTAATAGCTGGCTGCAGTCACACTGCTATGGACCATGGGGGGATCTTGTGATTGAACGAAGTGCCAGCTATGGCAACGGTTGCATGCCACCGAATCCTGTAGCGATATGTTATTCACGATCACCGTACTAA